A genome region from Labilibaculum antarcticum includes the following:
- a CDS encoding sulfatase family protein, with the protein MKRNLLGISMALLGLFFTSCSVQKEEQKPNIIYIMSDDHTTQGFGIYGSRFASLNPTPTIDEFANEGIVFDNCYVTNSICTPSRACIITGQYSNVNGVIDLEGEIGDRQYLPQEMKKMGYETAMIGKWHLHDEPASFDYYKVLVGHGGQGEYFNPVFIEKGMKYEFPITKQTKTIKTEGYSSDVITDITLDYLKNRDKTKPFFLMHHYKAPHDMFEFAPRYADYLEDTFMPEPSSLYDNENNGSVATRGVNDSLIHIIGSSVSHRNTIRNMGMHMGIDQNIPDPEYTKLTYQEYIKRYLRCVKGVDDNLARLFDYLKKEGLWENTIIVYTGDQGFMLGEHDYIDKRWMYEESMRMPFIVHCPAKIKAGQRTDALINNTDFAPTLIEMAGGKTPEYMQGKSFKSILETGKEPKNWRDATYYRYWMHMAHRHANPAHFGIRTKDYKLIFFYGRYWVDTDNPDAEWNKESWGNDFTRHTPPAWELYDLKKDPKEMNNVYDDPNYTEVKKMMKVKLKQQREEIGDTDEKYPHIKKIVDEYWDK; encoded by the coding sequence ATGAAACGGAATCTATTGGGAATCTCGATGGCCTTGTTGGGGCTGTTTTTCACCTCATGCTCTGTACAAAAAGAAGAGCAAAAGCCAAACATCATTTACATCATGTCGGATGATCATACCACACAAGGATTTGGTATTTATGGCAGTCGTTTTGCATCTCTTAATCCAACTCCAACAATTGATGAATTTGCCAATGAGGGAATTGTTTTCGATAATTGCTATGTGACGAATTCTATTTGTACCCCGAGTAGAGCTTGCATTATTACAGGACAATATAGTAATGTGAATGGTGTAATCGATTTAGAGGGTGAAATTGGTGATAGACAGTATTTACCCCAAGAGATGAAAAAGATGGGCTATGAAACTGCAATGATTGGTAAGTGGCACTTGCATGATGAGCCTGCTTCTTTTGATTATTATAAAGTACTTGTTGGCCATGGGGGACAAGGGGAATATTTCAATCCTGTATTTATTGAAAAAGGTATGAAATATGAGTTTCCTATAACTAAGCAAACGAAAACGATCAAAACAGAAGGCTACAGTTCGGATGTGATTACAGATATTACATTGGATTATTTAAAGAATAGAGATAAAACGAAGCCATTCTTTTTGATGCACCATTATAAAGCGCCTCATGATATGTTTGAGTTTGCGCCAAGATATGCCGATTATCTAGAAGACACATTCATGCCAGAGCCTTCAAGCTTATATGATAATGAAAATAATGGATCTGTTGCTACCCGTGGAGTTAATGATTCTTTAATTCATATCATCGGATCATCGGTTTCTCATCGTAATACGATTCGGAATATGGGAATGCACATGGGAATTGATCAGAATATTCCAGATCCGGAATATACTAAATTGACTTATCAGGAATACATTAAAAGGTATTTAAGATGTGTGAAAGGTGTTGATGATAACCTAGCTCGATTGTTCGATTACCTAAAGAAAGAAGGTCTGTGGGAAAATACAATTATTGTATATACAGGTGATCAGGGTTTTATGTTGGGAGAGCATGATTACATTGATAAGCGATGGATGTATGAGGAATCGATGAGAATGCCTTTTATTGTGCATTGTCCAGCTAAAATTAAGGCCGGACAGAGAACTGATGCTCTTATTAATAATACAGATTTTGCTCCTACTTTGATCGAAATGGCAGGGGGAAAGACTCCTGAATACATGCAAGGGAAAAGTTTCAAATCTATTTTGGAGACAGGAAAAGAACCTAAAAACTGGCGTGATGCTACTTATTACCGATATTGGATGCACATGGCTCACCGTCATGCAAATCCTGCGCATTTTGGAATTAGAACCAAAGATTACAAGTTGATCTTCTTTTATGGCAGGTATTGGGTCGATACTGATAATCCAGATGCAGAATGGAACAAAGAATCTTGGGGAAATGATTTTACCAGACATACACCACCAGCATGGGAATTGTACGATTTGAAAAAAGATCCAAAGGAGATGAATAATGTATACGATGATCCAAACTATACTGAGGTGAAGAAAATGATGAAGGTGAAGTTGAAGCAGCAACGTGAAGAAATTGGTGATACTGATGAAAAATACCCTCACATTAAGAAAATTGTAGACGAGTATTGGGATAAATAG
- a CDS encoding sulfatase family protein, translated as MKKTVLAISLALLSLSGFSQKTEKPNVIIILSDDQGFGDVGFNGCTDIPTPNLDQLANSGVIFTQGYASHPYCSPSRAGLMTGRYQQRFGHENNLPYTDAKVDDGLPLSELMISELLQKNDYQTCAIGKWHLGDSIQFWPNNRGFDDWFGFWGGGMNYWGDTGNKPATAGVLRNGKVVPRSELTYLTDDFTNAAANYIETYSKKDKPFFMYLAYNAPHAPVQATKQYTDKVKHIEDGKRAAYAAMVVGMDAGIGKVIAKLKETGEYDNTLIFFYSDNGGHLGGASSAPYRGHKGMLFEGGIHIPFLVSWPGKVEANKKYTKTISALDIYPTILAATGVKYPDPKKLDGVDLMPYLNGKNKKAPHKVLFWRYSDGAGYAVRKGKYKMVMSGYKKEFFLFDIKNDPYEHTNLSLELPEKLEELKGLYAEWDKETVPALWQDPHAQNLSKEEKKRQDYIDAATRGEGKFK; from the coding sequence ATGAAAAAAACCGTACTCGCTATTTCCTTAGCACTACTTTCCTTATCAGGATTTTCGCAAAAAACAGAGAAACCAAATGTAATAATTATCCTCTCAGATGACCAAGGATTTGGTGATGTAGGATTTAACGGCTGTACAGATATCCCGACGCCTAATTTGGATCAATTAGCAAATAGTGGCGTTATTTTTACTCAAGGATATGCATCTCACCCATATTGTAGCCCAAGTAGAGCTGGGTTAATGACCGGACGTTATCAACAACGATTCGGACACGAAAACAACTTACCATACACTGATGCTAAAGTGGATGACGGACTTCCTTTAAGTGAACTAATGATTTCTGAGCTTTTACAAAAAAATGATTACCAAACTTGTGCCATTGGAAAGTGGCATTTGGGTGATTCAATTCAATTTTGGCCTAACAATAGAGGCTTTGACGACTGGTTTGGATTCTGGGGTGGTGGAATGAATTACTGGGGAGATACAGGAAATAAACCTGCAACAGCAGGAGTCTTAAGAAATGGTAAGGTTGTTCCAAGAAGTGAACTAACTTACCTTACCGATGATTTTACCAATGCGGCTGCAAATTACATTGAGACCTACAGCAAAAAAGACAAGCCTTTCTTCATGTATCTGGCCTATAATGCACCTCATGCTCCTGTTCAGGCAACAAAACAATACACCGACAAAGTAAAACACATTGAAGATGGTAAGCGTGCTGCTTATGCCGCGATGGTTGTAGGAATGGATGCCGGAATTGGAAAAGTAATTGCCAAATTAAAAGAAACAGGTGAATATGATAATACATTGATTTTCTTTTACAGCGATAATGGTGGTCATCTTGGTGGTGCTAGCAGTGCTCCTTACCGTGGACACAAAGGAATGTTGTTTGAAGGAGGTATTCATATCCCTTTTCTTGTTTCATGGCCTGGTAAAGTAGAAGCAAACAAAAAATACACCAAAACCATATCAGCTTTAGACATTTACCCAACTATATTGGCGGCTACAGGAGTTAAATATCCAGATCCAAAAAAATTAGATGGTGTAGATCTTATGCCTTATTTGAATGGTAAAAACAAAAAAGCACCACACAAGGTATTGTTCTGGAGGTATTCTGACGGTGCTGGATATGCTGTTCGTAAAGGAAAATACAAAATGGTAATGTCAGGATATAAAAAAGAATTCTTTTTATTCGACATTAAAAATGATCCTTACGAACACACAAACTTAAGTTTGGAGCTTCCTGAAAAGTTGGAAGAACTGAAAGGTTTATATGCAGAATGGGACAAAGAGACTGTGCCTGCATTGTGGCAGGATCCACATGCTCAAAATCTTTCGAAAGAAGAGAAAAAAAGACAGGATTACATTGATGCAGCAACAAGAGGAGAAGGCAAATTTAAGTAG